Within the Pseudomonadota bacterium genome, the region GAACGTGGAGATGGAACGCTCGTGGTAGCCTGCGGGGGCCATCATCAGGTCGTTCCACGCGGGGTAACCGGCTTCGTGGAGATCATCGATGGTGATTGCGTGCATCGTCTCTCGCCGACCGGTGACGAAGAACACCGTCACGTTGCGGTTTCGAGCGTGTTCGTACAGCAGGCGTGTCGGTTCGAGCGCTTGCGCGCGCGTCTCGAGGCAGAACGTGTGGAACGACGGGTAGTCGAAGCCAAAGCTCAGCTTCTTGTAGTAGTCCCAGTTGGTGATGGCGGTCTCGTCGATGTCGAGAACCAGGGCGGCGCGTTCGGTGGCGCTCGTCTTCTCGATCCAGGCCTC harbors:
- a CDS encoding acid phosphatase, which gives rise to MRAPLTMRPRRSISRRCVVVAFLIALAFSPALANPPQMNLSTLKQACVTYHDSGEYLVDVAAIDHEAEAWIEKTSATERAALVLDIDETAITNWDYYKKLSFGFDYPSFHTFCLETRAQALEPTRLLYEHARNRNVTVFFVTGRRETMHAITIDDLHEAGYPAWNDLMMAPAGYHERSISTFKTACRKRITEMGYHIIANVGDQESDLAGGYADKAFKLPNPFYLVP